A region of Polynucleobacter sp. JS-Mosq-20-D10 DNA encodes the following proteins:
- a CDS encoding IscS subfamily cysteine desulfurase — translation MNAPQDIPQQSIPMFSPKHFPVYMDYSATTPIDPRVVDKMLPYLREQFGNAASRSHAYGWAAEEAVEWARSEVAQLVHADPREIVFTSGATESINLALKGAAHFYKDRGNHIITVKTEHKATLDTCRELEREGFEVTYLDVMPNGLIDFAQLEAAMKPGTILLSVMYVNNEIGVIQDIPRIGELCRSRGVIFHVDAAQATGKVEIDLEKTKVDLMSFSAHKSYGPKGIGALFVRRKPRIRIEAQIHGGGHERGMRSGTLAVHQIVGLGEAFRIARLEMASGNARIRALRDRLLNGLKDIEEVYVNGDMEHRVPHNLNISFNYVEGESMLMALKDLAISSGSACTSASLEPSYVLRALGRNDELAHSSIRFTLGRFTTEEEVDFTIKLVKEKIAKLRELSPLWEMFKDGIDLSTIQWAAH, via the coding sequence ATGAACGCACCGCAAGACATTCCCCAGCAGTCAATACCGATGTTTAGTCCTAAGCATTTCCCGGTTTATATGGACTATTCGGCTACTACTCCGATTGATCCGCGCGTGGTAGATAAGATGTTGCCTTACTTGCGTGAGCAGTTTGGTAATGCCGCATCTCGTAGCCATGCCTACGGTTGGGCTGCAGAGGAAGCGGTTGAGTGGGCGCGTTCAGAAGTGGCTCAGTTGGTTCATGCTGACCCAAGGGAGATTGTATTTACTAGTGGTGCAACCGAGAGCATTAATTTGGCGCTCAAAGGTGCGGCACACTTTTATAAAGATCGTGGCAACCACATCATTACCGTGAAGACAGAACATAAGGCCACCTTAGACACTTGTCGTGAGCTCGAGCGCGAAGGTTTTGAAGTGACTTACTTAGATGTCATGCCAAACGGTTTGATTGATTTCGCTCAGCTGGAAGCAGCAATGAAGCCAGGCACTATTTTGTTGTCAGTGATGTACGTCAATAATGAGATTGGCGTGATCCAAGATATCCCACGTATTGGGGAGCTATGCCGCTCACGTGGTGTGATTTTTCATGTGGATGCAGCGCAAGCCACCGGTAAAGTTGAAATTGATTTAGAGAAAACTAAAGTGGATTTAATGAGCTTTTCTGCTCACAAGTCCTATGGTCCTAAAGGTATCGGCGCCTTATTTGTGCGTCGTAAGCCCCGTATTCGTATTGAGGCGCAGATTCATGGTGGCGGACATGAGCGCGGTATGCGTTCTGGCACTTTAGCCGTCCACCAAATCGTTGGTTTAGGCGAGGCTTTCCGTATCGCACGCCTTGAGATGGCCTCGGGCAATGCTCGCATCCGCGCGTTGCGTGATCGCTTGCTCAACGGTTTGAAGGATATTGAAGAGGTTTACGTTAACGGAGACATGGAGCATCGTGTTCCGCATAATCTCAACATCAGCTTTAACTATGTTGAGGGTGAGTCGATGTTGATGGCGTTAAAAGATCTGGCCATTTCCTCTGGTTCTGCATGTACTTCAGCATCCTTAGAGCCCTCTTATGTATTGCGCGCTCTTGGTCGTAATGATGAATTGGCGCATAGCTCAATTCGTTTTACTTTGGGACGCTTTACTACTGAAGAAGAAGTAGATTTCACGATCAAATTAGTTAAAGAGAAGATTGCGAAGCTACGCGAACTTTCACCTCTGTGGGAAATGTTTAAGGATGGTATTGATCTCAGCACCATCCAGTGGGCAGCGCACTAA
- the hscB gene encoding Fe-S protein assembly co-chaperone HscB, whose amino-acid sequence MSVVVVNPSASDNYFRFFGLEQQFNLDLSALDQAYLSIQKEVHPDRHARGSDTEQRLAMQMATLANTAFQTLKNPIQRGLYLCQLHKVDARLETNTAMPAAFLMKQMEWRESLEDQDEDLGALEALAEEVDQAKRDLLVEITQAIDGAKNYERAAELLRGLLFIDKFALELDDAISALV is encoded by the coding sequence ATGAGTGTGGTTGTGGTGAATCCTTCCGCGTCTGACAATTACTTTCGTTTCTTTGGTTTAGAACAGCAATTCAACCTAGATTTGTCTGCATTGGATCAAGCCTATTTGTCGATCCAAAAAGAAGTGCACCCTGATCGCCATGCTCGCGGTAGCGATACCGAGCAAAGATTGGCAATGCAAATGGCTACCTTAGCAAATACTGCTTTTCAAACTTTGAAAAATCCCATTCAGCGTGGGCTCTATCTTTGCCAACTTCACAAAGTGGATGCGCGCCTCGAGACTAATACGGCTATGCCGGCTGCTTTTCTGATGAAGCAAATGGAATGGCGTGAAAGTCTCGAAGATCAGGATGAGGATCTCGGTGCTCTGGAAGCTCTAGCTGAAGAGGTTGATCAAGCTAAACGAGATCTCTTGGTAGAAATTACACAGGCTATCGATGGGGCTAAGAACTATGAGCGCGCAGCTGAGTTACTCAGGGGCCTGCTTTTTATCGATAAGTTTGCCCTAGAGCTAGATGATGCTATCTCAGCTTTGGTATAG
- the iscU gene encoding Fe-S cluster assembly scaffold IscU, producing MAYSDKVIDHYENPRNVGSFEKGDDQVGTGMVGAPACGDVMKLQIRVNDQGVIEDAKFKTYGCGSAIASSSLVTEWVKGKTLDQALEIKNSLIAEELALPPVKIHCSILAEDAIKAAVADYKEKHPAL from the coding sequence ATGGCATATAGCGACAAAGTAATTGATCATTATGAAAATCCCCGCAATGTGGGTTCTTTTGAAAAAGGCGATGACCAAGTAGGTACTGGTATGGTCGGTGCACCTGCATGTGGTGACGTAATGAAGCTACAGATTCGTGTAAACGATCAAGGCGTGATTGAAGATGCCAAGTTCAAGACCTATGGCTGTGGTTCCGCGATTGCATCCTCCTCATTAGTCACTGAGTGGGTTAAAGGCAAAACCTTGGATCAAGCCTTAGAGATTAAGAACTCCTTGATTGCTGAAGAGTTAGCTTTGCCACCAGTAAAAATTCATTGCTCTATCTTGGCTGAAGATGCCATCAAAGCAGCAGTGGCTGATTACAAAGAAAAGCATCCGGCCCTGTAA
- the iscA gene encoding iron-sulfur cluster assembly protein IscA: MAITLTDKAAKHVQRNLDKRGKGCGLRLGVRTTGCSGLAYQLEYVDEAAPEDAKFESNGITIFIDPKSLAYLDGTELDFVREGLNEGFKFQNPNVKDECGCGESFRV; the protein is encoded by the coding sequence ATGGCAATTACCTTAACCGACAAAGCAGCTAAACATGTTCAGCGCAATTTAGATAAGCGTGGAAAAGGTTGCGGCTTACGCTTAGGTGTTCGCACTACTGGTTGCTCAGGCTTGGCCTATCAACTGGAATATGTGGATGAGGCTGCTCCTGAAGATGCGAAATTTGAATCTAATGGCATTACCATCTTTATTGACCCCAAGAGCTTAGCCTATTTAGATGGCACCGAATTAGACTTTGTACGTGAAGGTTTGAACGAAGGCTTTAAGTTCCAAAACCCGAATGTAAAAGATGAGTGTGGTTGTGGTGAATCCTTCCGCGTCTGA
- a CDS encoding Fe-S cluster assembly transcription factor, which yields MRLTTKGRFAVTAMIDLALRETHGPVTLAGISQRQKISLSYLEQLFGKLRRFNIVESTRGPGGGYTLARKSEEISVADIIVAVDEPLDATQCGGKGSCHTDEESQGHCMTHDLWSNLNAKMVEYLSSVSLRDLVQQQSGRGIVLHDLRPKKIKADSVKAEKLAPAVAAKKEDAPKRPLVNSVFNLARQS from the coding sequence ATGAGACTTACAACTAAAGGCCGTTTTGCAGTAACCGCAATGATCGATTTAGCCCTGCGTGAGACGCACGGGCCTGTAACTTTGGCTGGAATTAGCCAAAGACAGAAGATTTCCCTCTCGTATTTAGAGCAATTGTTCGGCAAGTTACGCCGTTTCAATATCGTTGAAAGTACTCGTGGTCCTGGCGGTGGTTACACCCTAGCCCGTAAATCTGAGGAAATTAGCGTAGCCGATATTATTGTGGCCGTAGATGAACCCCTAGACGCAACTCAATGCGGCGGCAAAGGAAGCTGTCATACCGATGAAGAAAGCCAAGGTCATTGCATGACTCATGATCTTTGGTCAAACCTGAATGCCAAGATGGTGGAGTACTTGAGTTCCGTGTCTTTACGAGACTTGGTGCAACAGCAATCTGGACGCGGGATCGTATTGCATGATTTGCGCCCCAAGAAAATCAAGGCTGACAGTGTTAAGGCAGAAAAGCTAGCACCAGCAGTCGCAGCAAAGAAAGAAGACGCCCCGAAGCGCCCTCTTGTGAATTCTGTTTTTAATCTAGCTCGGCAAAGTTAA